The Streptococcus oralis Uo5 genome includes a window with the following:
- a CDS encoding Spy0128 family protein, with amino-acid sequence MKKINKKLSHAFMALLLVASVFIPVLRTSNVVKAAELPSSSYTLTTVPTINNNKLVDGAEYGEGKFYLQTTYKFDNSTTLKNGDFMVYKVPNEFKIESDSTTEIFGNDGVTKVAELTTNKSANTATVTVSNEDYFANLPEEKQISALFTVVWADNVELNKSYPIDIPGAGVYNLTRIVPDEDPTGFTKWGVQDTNDPNYINWYIRVNKYANPYEGVSIQDTIPEGQVLASEITGYYFTEWGKDEHHPLLNPSHIVVQDSNHFTITPNGNGDLTNQGLYVVYKTRITAPVDNTTKKAFNNVKITTSTENFDVEGFAPLTTTEGISSGSRSTEVSFEVSKQLKGKDLAAEEFSFQLLDPNGLVVETVKNDKDSKVKFKAVKFSTVGTYKYQIKEVNDQKPGFAYDDKTINAEVTVTDVYGEKFASVKYDNKVFVNSYSVKSATTSITAIKVLNGKTLEADKYEFELKEGDKLVATAKNAADGTVAFPAIEYTAAGTYTYTITEKDGGETGVTYDKNAYTVTVKVADNGQGQLVATVTGNNPTFTNTYAAETPGSSDNKPKQPEENKELPNTGTSEMTMLLTVVGVVLAFGSILLFRFKKVK; translated from the coding sequence GTGAAAAAGATTAATAAAAAACTTTCTCATGCATTCATGGCACTATTGTTAGTAGCTTCAGTATTTATCCCAGTACTAAGAACTAGCAATGTGGTTAAAGCTGCTGAACTACCATCTAGTAGCTATACGCTAACGACAGTACCGACAATTAACAATAATAAGTTAGTTGACGGTGCAGAGTATGGTGAAGGGAAATTTTACCTTCAAACCACTTACAAATTCGACAACTCAACAACGTTGAAGAATGGTGACTTTATGGTTTATAAAGTTCCAAATGAATTCAAAATTGAATCAGATTCAACTACTGAAATCTTTGGTAACGATGGAGTCACTAAGGTTGCTGAATTAACGACAAATAAGTCTGCAAATACAGCGACTGTAACGGTAAGTAACGAAGATTATTTTGCTAACTTACCTGAAGAGAAACAAATTTCGGCCTTATTTACTGTTGTATGGGCTGATAATGTTGAACTCAATAAATCTTATCCAATCGACATTCCTGGAGCAGGAGTATACAATTTGACTCGTATTGTTCCAGATGAGGATCCAACAGGATTTACTAAATGGGGAGTTCAAGATACGAACGATCCAAATTATATTAATTGGTATATTCGCGTAAACAAATATGCTAATCCTTATGAAGGTGTTTCGATTCAAGATACAATCCCTGAAGGACAAGTATTAGCTAGTGAGATTACAGGTTACTACTTTACTGAATGGGGTAAGGATGAGCATCATCCTCTTTTGAATCCAAGTCACATTGTTGTTCAAGATTCTAATCACTTCACTATTACTCCAAATGGTAATGGTGATCTAACCAACCAAGGTTTGTATGTAGTTTATAAGACTCGTATCACCGCACCAGTTGATAATACAACAAAGAAAGCTTTCAATAACGTTAAAATTACGACTTCAACTGAAAACTTTGATGTAGAAGGTTTTGCACCATTAACTACAACTGAAGGTATTAGTTCAGGTTCACGCTCTACAGAAGTTTCATTTGAGGTTTCTAAGCAGTTAAAAGGAAAAGACTTAGCTGCTGAAGAATTTAGCTTCCAACTACTTGATCCAAACGGATTAGTTGTTGAAACTGTTAAGAATGATAAAGATAGCAAAGTGAAATTTAAAGCCGTTAAATTCTCTACAGTGGGTACTTATAAGTATCAAATCAAAGAAGTTAATGATCAAAAACCAGGTTTTGCTTACGATGATAAGACTATTAACGCAGAAGTTACTGTAACAGATGTTTATGGTGAGAAGTTTGCAAGTGTTAAATATGACAATAAAGTTTTTGTAAATTCGTATTCTGTTAAATCTGCAACAACTTCAATTACTGCTATAAAAGTCCTAAATGGTAAAACTCTTGAGGCAGATAAATATGAATTTGAATTGAAAGAAGGCGACAAACTTGTAGCTACAGCTAAGAATGCTGCAGACGGAACAGTTGCTTTCCCAGCGATTGAATACACTGCTGCAGGAACTTACACATACACGATCACTGAAAAAGATGGTGGTGAAACTGGTGTAACTTATGATAAAAATGCTTATACAGTAACAGTAAAAGTTGCAGACAATGGTCAAGGTCAACTTGTAGCAACAGTTACAGGTAATAATCCAACCTTCACAAATACTTATGCTGCTGAGACTCCGGGATCTTCTGATAACAAACCTAAACAACCAGAAGAAAATAAAGAACTACCAAATACTGGTACATCTGAAATGACTATGTTGCTTACTGTTGTAGGAGTAGTACTTGCATTTGGTTCCATTCTCTTATTCCGTTTCAAAAAAGTTAAATAA
- a CDS encoding amino acid ABC transporter ATP-binding protein, whose protein sequence is MLELRNINKAFAGKQILTNFSLSIPEKQILAIVGPSGGGKTTLLRMLAGLETIDSGEIYYNGESLAIDELEKRNLLGFVFQDFQLFPHLSVLDNLTLSPIKTMSMEKEVAEKKARGLLEQLGLAGHADAFPFSLSGGQKQRVALARAMMINPEIIGYDEPTSALDPELRLEVEKLILQNKERGMTQIVVTHDLQFAENIADQILKVDPK, encoded by the coding sequence ATGTTAGAATTACGAAACATTAACAAGGCCTTTGCTGGCAAACAAATCTTAACCAACTTCAGCCTATCTATTCCTGAAAAGCAAATCCTCGCAATCGTAGGTCCATCAGGAGGCGGAAAGACAACCCTATTACGTATGCTAGCTGGACTGGAAACCATCGATTCTGGGGAAATCTACTATAACGGCGAATCGCTAGCTATAGACGAACTAGAAAAGCGCAATCTTCTTGGATTTGTTTTCCAAGATTTTCAACTCTTTCCGCATTTGTCAGTTCTAGATAACTTAACTCTGTCGCCCATAAAAACGATGAGCATGGAGAAGGAAGTTGCTGAGAAGAAGGCGCGTGGTTTGTTAGAACAGCTTGGGTTAGCTGGGCACGCAGATGCCTTTCCATTCTCACTTTCAGGTGGGCAAAAACAGCGGGTGGCCTTAGCGCGTGCCATGATGATAAACCCAGAAATTATTGGATATGATGAGCCTACATCAGCCTTAGACCCAGAATTGCGATTAGAAGTAGAAAAACTTATCCTTCAAAATAAAGAGCGTGGGATGACTCAGATTGTTGTAACCCACGATCTTCAGTTTGCGGAAAACATTGCTGATCAGATCCTTAAGGTTGATCCAAAGTAG
- a CDS encoding amino acid ABC transporter substrate-binding protein — protein sequence MKRKKIALVLALFFSFFLTACTQKASDPNQDNWAKYQKQGSITIGFDNTFVPMGFEEKNGQYAGFDIDLAQAVSEKLGIKIKFQPIDWDMKETELQNGTIDAIWNGYTATDERKEKVAFTIPYMENQQVLVSKKSQNIHSIQAMTDKVLGAQAGSSGYLNFEGQPELLKNRVKDQKANQYQSFNEALIDLKNDRIDALLIDRVYANYYLQSEGILNDYNVFSAGFESEAFAVGVRPADKTLLAALNQALVSLYQEGKFQEISQKWFGEDVATSQVKNQE from the coding sequence ATGAAGAGAAAGAAAATTGCCCTTGTACTTGCTCTGTTCTTTAGCTTCTTCCTGACGGCTTGTACGCAGAAGGCAAGTGATCCAAATCAGGATAATTGGGCCAAATATCAAAAGCAGGGAAGCATTACTATTGGCTTTGACAATACCTTTGTTCCCATGGGATTTGAGGAAAAGAATGGCCAGTATGCGGGCTTTGATATTGACCTAGCCCAAGCTGTCTCTGAAAAGCTAGGAATTAAGATTAAATTTCAACCCATCGACTGGGATATGAAAGAAACCGAACTACAAAACGGTACTATTGATGCCATCTGGAATGGCTATACAGCTACAGATGAACGGAAAGAGAAGGTTGCTTTTACCATTCCTTACATGGAAAATCAACAAGTTTTGGTCTCTAAAAAGTCTCAAAATATCCACTCAATTCAGGCTATGACTGACAAAGTTCTAGGGGCCCAGGCAGGATCTTCTGGCTATTTGAATTTTGAAGGACAACCCGAACTACTCAAGAATCGAGTGAAAGACCAGAAGGCTAATCAATACCAAAGTTTCAATGAAGCCTTGATTGATTTGAAAAATGATCGGATTGATGCCTTGTTGATTGACCGGGTATATGCCAATTATTATCTCCAGTCTGAAGGAATATTAAATGACTACAATGTCTTTTCAGCTGGATTTGAAAGTGAAGCTTTTGCAGTGGGTGTTAGACCTGCTGATAAAACCTTGCTAGCTGCTCTGAATCAAGCCCTTGTATCACTATACCAAGAAGGAAAATTCCAGGAAATCAGCCAGAAATGGTTTGGGGAAGATGTAGCCACCAGTCAAGTTAAAAATCAAGAATAA
- a CDS encoding tetratricopeptide repeat protein: MNNSQRMLQALDEQDLTKADHYFHKALETDSSEVLYELASYLEGIGFYPQAKEIYQKIVTEFPEVNLNLASIASEDGNVEEAFAYLEEITPESDWYVSALALKADLYQLEGLTDVAREKLLEALNYSDDTLLVFGLAELDSELGNYQEAIQGYAQLDNRSIYEQTGVSTYQRIGYAYAQLGKFEAATEFLEKALELEYDDQTAFELASLYFDQEEYQKSVLYFKQIDTISPDFEGYEYGYSQALHKEHQVEEALRIVKQGLEKNPFETRLLLAASQFSYELHDPSGAEQFLLTAKEDAEDTEEIFLRLATIYMEQERYEDIIALQSQEPENLLTKWMIARSYQEIEDLDKAYEFYQELSLDLKDNPEFLEQYTYLLRELGYFEEAKVQAEAYLKLIPDDVQMQELLETL, encoded by the coding sequence GTGAACAATAGTCAACGCATGCTCCAGGCTTTGGATGAACAGGATTTAACCAAAGCAGATCATTATTTTCACAAAGCCCTCGAAACAGATTCAAGTGAAGTTCTTTACGAACTAGCAAGCTATTTAGAGGGAATTGGCTTTTATCCTCAAGCTAAAGAAATTTACCAAAAAATCGTTACAGAATTTCCAGAAGTGAATCTGAATTTAGCAAGCATTGCTAGTGAGGATGGCAATGTTGAGGAAGCTTTTGCTTACCTTGAGGAAATCACACCCGAAAGTGACTGGTACGTGTCGGCCTTGGCCTTGAAGGCTGACCTCTATCAATTGGAAGGATTGACAGATGTAGCGCGTGAAAAGTTACTGGAAGCCTTAAATTACTCAGATGATACCTTATTAGTTTTTGGTTTGGCTGAGTTGGATAGCGAGCTAGGGAATTATCAGGAAGCTATTCAGGGGTATGCTCAATTAGACAATCGCTCTATCTATGAGCAAACGGGTGTCTCAACTTATCAACGAATTGGCTATGCTTATGCCCAGTTAGGTAAGTTTGAAGCTGCAACAGAATTCTTAGAAAAAGCTTTAGAATTAGAATACGATGACCAAACTGCCTTTGAACTGGCTAGCCTTTACTTTGACCAAGAAGAGTATCAAAAATCTGTTCTTTACTTTAAGCAAATTGATACCATTTCACCTGATTTTGAAGGATATGAATATGGTTATAGTCAAGCATTGCACAAGGAACATCAGGTGGAAGAGGCCCTTCGTATCGTTAAACAAGGTTTGGAGAAAAATCCATTTGAAACTCGGCTCTTGCTAGCTGCTTCACAGTTTTCGTATGAATTGCATGATCCTAGTGGTGCTGAGCAGTTTCTCCTTACTGCAAAAGAAGATGCAGAGGATACAGAAGAAATATTTCTTCGCCTTGCAACCATTTATATGGAACAAGAGCGGTACGAAGATATCATCGCTCTCCAAAGTCAAGAACCTGAAAACCTCCTGACCAAGTGGATGATTGCCCGTTCTTATCAGGAAATTGAGGATTTAGATAAGGCCTATGAGTTCTATCAGGAACTATCGCTTGATCTCAAGGATAATCCTGAATTTCTGGAGCAGTATACTTATCTTTTGCGTGAATTGGGGTATTTTGAAGAAGCCAAAGTGCAAGCTGAAGCTTATTTAAAACTCATTCCAGATGATGTTCAGATGCAAGAACTCTTAGAAACACTTTAA
- a CDS encoding amino acid ABC transporter permease — protein sequence MSYMFEILPSLLNGASMTLQVFALVLIFSIPLGIVVAFALQVRWKPLHYLIDLYIWVMRGTPLLLQLIFIYYVLPSIGIRLDRLPAAVIAFVLNYAAYFAEIFRGGIETIPKGQYEAAKVLKFSPFSTVRYIILPQVTKIVLPSVFNEIMSLVKDTSLVYALGISDLILASRTAANRDASLVPMFLAGAIYLIMIGLVTIVAKKLEKKYSYYR from the coding sequence ATGTCTTATATGTTTGAGATATTACCAAGTTTATTGAACGGTGCAAGTATGACTCTTCAGGTCTTTGCTCTGGTTTTAATTTTTTCAATTCCTTTAGGTATTGTCGTTGCCTTTGCTTTGCAAGTTCGTTGGAAACCCCTCCATTATCTAATTGACCTTTATATTTGGGTGATGCGAGGGACTCCCTTGCTCTTGCAATTAATCTTTATTTACTATGTTCTCCCTAGCATTGGGATACGTTTAGATCGTTTGCCTGCTGCTGTGATTGCTTTTGTATTGAACTATGCAGCCTACTTTGCTGAAATCTTTCGTGGTGGAATTGAAACCATACCCAAAGGGCAGTATGAAGCCGCAAAAGTGTTAAAATTTAGCCCCTTTTCTACAGTTCGCTATATCATTCTTCCTCAAGTGACAAAGATTGTCTTACCGAGCGTCTTTAATGAAATTATGAGTTTGGTCAAGGATACTTCATTGGTCTATGCTTTGGGGATTTCAGATTTGATTTTGGCAAGTCGGACAGCAGCCAATCGAGATGCTAGTCTTGTTCCTATGTTCTTAGCCGGGGCGATTTATTTGATTATGATTGGTCTTGTAACCATTGTAGCGAAAAAACTTGAGAAGAAGTACAGCTATTACAGATAG